The Corynebacterium coyleae genome segment TCGCTGTTCGGCGAGGATCGACGCCCACACGCTGGTGGACTGTGGCTTCCGTGCTTGCGCTGACCGTGCACACGTGGTTCCGGTGGAACAGTTCGGCAACTCGGCCCGCGCGCACAATCGTCGATTGGATCCTCGATCCGATTCCGGTATTGCTCATCTCAGCGGTCCCTGTAATCGGTTCAGTGTCGCTTGGTGCCGTCATCCGCATGCACCGAGAGCGCACAGCCATGCTCGCAGTCCAAGCTGCACAGACCGAGCGCGACCATCGCCTCACCACCCAACTCGCCGTGGAGCAGGAGCGATCGCGTATCGCCGCAGATCTTCACGACATCCTCGCCCACTCCTTGTCGGTCATCGCAGTACAGACGGATGCCGCGGCGCATGTGCTCAAGCAGTCTCAGAACTGCCCGCCTGGAGCCTATGAGGCAATCAGTTCCGCGCACGTGGCCGCTGTGCAGGCACTACAGGACACCCGCAACCTGGTTCGTGCAGTCAGTTCCGAGACCGAAGACCATGCCCCGCAGCCCACCTTGGAGCAATTGCCTGACCTGGTGCAATCGTGCGACCCCACGGGTAAGCGCTTCGAAATTCGAAGTCCCGACGACCTTGCAAACTCCCCGCTTTTGCCCTCTGCTCAAGTCGCTTTGTACCGCATCGTGCAAGAGGCCCTCACGAATGTCATGCGCCACGCCGGTGAAAGTGCCCGAGCGTACGTGGCCGTCACCGAAGTGGGTGAGCACGTCCGCGTCGAGATCGTCAATAGTGGCGCTGCCCGCCACACCGACGGCGCCCGCGGCATCGGAATTGCGAACATGACCCAGCGAGCTCGAAGCGTCGGAGGGGATCTTGTTGCAGGCCCACGGGACGAAGGAGGCTTCGCAGTGGTTGCACAGGTGCCAATTGCAGGCCAGGAGGTCAAGGCATGATTCGCGTATTGCTTGTCGACGACCAGCAGCTGGTACGAACCGGCTTTCGCTTAGTACTTAGCACCGCGCCGGATATCGAGGTGGTCGGCGAGGCTGCAAACGGCAACGAAGCGCTCGAACTGCTTGAAAGCGGTTTGGAAGTGGACGTGTGCTGCATGGATATCCGCATGCCGCACATGAACGGGTTAGAAGCAACGCGAGCAATCACTGCCGCCGGGTACCACACCCGCGTAATTGCCCTAACCACCTTCGATCTCGATGAATACGCCTATGAAGCACTCGCCGCAGGCGCGTCAGGGTTCATGCTCAAGGACTGCGGTGCAGCAGATCTCATATCGGGGATTAGAACCGTTGCCACTGGCAACGCGATGCTTGCCCCTTCAACCACTGCGCGGGTGATCGATCGGTTCCGCCCACATATGGCCGCACCGAGTCCTTCAACGCTAGCGGCGAAGTTGTCAGAGGAACTCTCTCCACGCGAGCTCGAGGTGCTCACCGCCATCGCGCGGGGACAGAACAATCAGGAGATCGCCGCTTCACTGCACATGGCGGAAACAACCGTGAAAAGCCATGTCGGTCGCCTCCTGAGCAAGCTCAACGCGAGGGATAGGGTTCACCTCGTCATCATTGCGTACGATGCCGGTCTAACCACTCCGCGGCAGTAATCCGAAGATGCTTCCCTAGCTGCCGCAGCAGGCGGAATTTGCTGGAGCGGCGGCGGGCCGGCCGATCGTCGGCAAGCCAAGCCCCACTCCGACAGGTGCAGTCGTTGGAACTTGGCCCGCCGCCGAATTGTCACCAGCCTTCGTACGACGGTGATGACGCACCCCGGAATCCGCGATGAGGAAGTGCGGCTTCGACTCTGTGATGGTGACAGTGACGTAATCGCCCGGGCGGATCTCGCCATCAATGTCACCCTCGACCGCAAAGTGCACCAGGCGACCATCACGAGCACGACCCGACATGCGGTGCGTCCGGTCATTCTTACGTCCGCCACCCGCTTGCACAAGCAACTCCTGCTCCGTGCCGATCAACTTCTCGTTCTCCTCGGCGCTAATTCGATCCTGCAGCGCAAGTAAACGCTCGAAACGCTCCTGCACCACAGCCTTCGGAATCTGCTGCTCCATCTCCGCAGCCGGCGTGCCCGGACGCGGCGAATACTGGAACGTAAACGCAGAAGTGAAACGAGCCTTCTCCACCACATCAAGCGTGGCCTGGAAATCCTCCTCAGTCTCACCCGGGAAGCCGACAATAATGTCGGTGGTAATGGACGCGTGCGGAAGCTTCTCACGCACCTCATCCAAAATCCCAAGGAACTTCTTCGACCGGTACGACCGGCGCATGTCCTTGAGCACCTTGTCGGAGCCCGACTGCAACGGCATATGCAGCTGCGGGCACACGTTCGGAGTCTCCACCATCGCGTCAATCACATCCGAGGTGAACTCCGCCGGGTGCGGCGACGTAAAACGCACACGCTCCAAGCCCTCGATGTCGCCACAGGCACGCAAGAGCTTGGAGAACGCAGAACGGTCGCGCTCCATGTCCTCGTCGACAAAGTTCACGCCATACGCATTCACATTCTGACCAAGCAGCGTCACCTCGGACACACCCTGATCGACGAGCGCCTGCACCTCGGCCAAAATATCGCCCGGGCGACGATCCTGCTCCTTACCACGCAACGACGGCACGATGCAGAACGTACACGTGTTATTGCAGCCCACCGACACGGACACCCAACCGGCGTAGGCAGACTCGCGCTTCGCCGGCAGGACAGACGGAAACACCTCGAGCGACTCAACAATCTCTACCTGGGCTTCGTCCTCCACCCGTGCGCGATCGAGCAACGCCGGCAATGCGGAGATGTTGTGCGTACCGAACACCGCATCAACCCACGGTGCCTTCTCGATCACCGTGTCGCGATCCTTCTGCGCCAAACACCCGCCGACCGCAATCTGCATGCCCGGATGATTCGCCTTCGTGTTCTTCAACTGTCCGAGCGAGCCATACAGGCGCTGATCAGCGTTCTCACGCACCGCGCAGGTATTGAAGACCACCAGGTCAGGCTCGGTCCCCTCGTCTGCCGCCACGTACCCAGCATCCTCGAGCAGGCCCGAGAGGCGCTCAGAATCGTGCACGTTCATCTGGCAGCCGAACGTACGCACCTCATAGGTGCGGGAAGTGGTGTTTTCAGAGGTATTTGCCGTAGTCACGGCGAGACAGTCTAACCAGGCGCAGCGCCGAGACCTAACTGTGTATAGCCAAACTCGGCGCCATCGGCTGCTTTAAGTCCTTCACTGATTTCAAGGTGGCTAAAGCCGACCAGACGCTGGAATCAAGCACTCTCGCACTCGGCGATGCGTTCGTCGAGTGCTTCCCTCCCCAAGTGCATTGCCATCCCCTGGTGAAACCCACGGCGGGCAAGTGCCCCAACGATCCGGCGCAAAAACTTGTCGTACTCTGCCCGATCCTCGGGTGCGTGTTTCACCTTGCGTGCTGCCTTTTCGGCGACCCCGCGGGCGATGCGCTCTTCATCGTCGTCAGTAATCTGCTCGAGCGCAGCCGCACGGTCCGCACTCCCCACTCCTTTGTCACGCAGCTCCATATCGAGCGCACGAGCAGACTTTCCGCGACGCGCAGCGCGCTGACGCACCCACTCAGAAGCAAATGAAGCGTCATTGATCAGGCCGGAAGCGGCGAGGTCGTCGAGGACTTCGTCGACAAGCGCAGGCTCAAACTCGGCCTTGATCAGCCGACCACGAAGCTCCTCAAGCGAGCGTGCCCGCTGATCCAGCAGCCCTAATGCGCGTTTGCGTACCGGGGCCTTCGCCTCCTCATGTGCGTGGTCGATGAAACCCGACCCCGGCTCGTACGCCTCGAGAGCAGCTTTGAGGCGCGCAATCTTTTCGGGGTCCGCCATCGGCTACTTCTCGTCGGCCTTGGCGTCGTCTTCGTCGTCAAAATCGATGTTGGGCACCATGTCTACGGGATCGTCGGACAAGGCATCGTCGTCAACATTGGCGTACTGGCCCACACCGAGCGCGCGGAAGATTTTGTCTTCGATTTCGTCGGCCAGGTCCGGGTTGTCTTTGAGGAACAGACGCGCCTTCTCCTTGCCCTGCCCCAACTGGTCGCCCTCATAGGTGAACCAGGAGCCAGACTTCTTCACAATGCCATTTTCCACACCCATGTCGATGATGGAGGACTCACGCGAGATGCCTTCGCCATACATGATGTCGAATTCGGCGATCTTGAACGGCGGGGAAACCTTGTTCTTCACAACCTTCATCCTGGTGCGGTTACCGATGGAATCCTGGCCGTCCTTCAGGGTTTGAATACGGCGGACATCGCAACGCACAGACGCGTAGAACTTCAGCGCCTTACCACCCGTGGTGGTCTCTGGGGAGCCGAACATCACGCCGATCTTCTCGCGCAGCTGGTTAATGAAAATCGCGGTGGTACCGGAGTTGTACAGCGCACCGGTCATCTTGCGCAGTGCCTGCGACATCAAGCGTGCCTGGAGGCCAACGTGGGAGTCACCCATCTCGCCCTCAATCTCAGCCTTCGGAGTCAGCGCCGCGACAGAGTCGATCACGATCATGTCGATCGCTCCGGAGCGCACCAGCATGTCCGCGATCTCAAGCGCCTGCTCACCCGTATCTGGCTGGGAGACCAGCAGATTGTCGGTATCCACGCCAAGCTTGCGGGCGTAGTCAGGGTCGAGGGCGTGCTCGGCATCGATGAACGCCGCGATGCCGCCTGCGCGCTGCGCCTCCGCAATCGCATGCAGGGCAACGGTCGTCTTACCGGACGACTCCGGGCCGTAGATCTCCACGACCCTGCCGCGTGGCCAGCCGCCGATACCAAGGGCAACGTCGATAGCAGTGTTGCCGGAAGAGATTGACTGAATCGGCGGGCGATTCTCGTCGCCCAAGCGCATGACGGCACCCTTGCCAAAGTCCTTCTCAATCATCGCAAGCGCAGCGTCGAGCGCGTTCTGGCGCGAGTTCGCGGCGGAAGCGGCAGTCTTCTTCTTCGTTGCCATGTGGTGTTTTCCTCCAAATTGTCGGTGGTGCGACGGTTGCCGCATCCACACTGTGTGTTAGTCCGTGCCTATTAGACGCACGCGCCTACCCTTCGGTTCCCTCCAAAACAAGGAAAGTTCCTCGGGGGCGAATACAGGAGCCACTTTAGAATGCGGCTACGACACCGAACACTGTACACGCAAACGTGTTCGAACGGGAATTCAAAACCCGGGCCTGTCAATGCCAAGTCGGCGCTCTTCCGGAATGTCAAACGCTTCACAGAGTCCGCGCCACGCCTCGCGGGGATCGACACCACTTTCGATCATGTCCGCCGCGGTGCGCTCGTAGCCCGGTATCACCTGCGTATCGATAATCCACTTGGCTCGACCCGCGCCAAATTCGTCCTCGACCAGTTGATGAAACTCCGTCAAACGCATGACTCAACACGCTACCCGAACACGCGTTATTGAACGGCGTTCAGGTACACTGCCGCGCATGAGTAAATCTTCCACCGCGCAGGACATTGCGCTCATCGCCGTCTTCGCGGCCATCATCATCGCTCTCGGCTTCGTCTCCATCCCCGTCGGCGCCGCAGGCGTGCCTATCGTGTTGCAAAACGCAGCCATCATCCTCGCCGGCCTCGTCCTCGGCTGGCGCCGCGGCCTGTTCACCGCAGGTATCTTCCTCCTGGTCGGCCTCGCACTACCCGTGCTTGCAGGCGGCCGCACCGTCATCTCCGCACTCGGCGGCACGACCGTGGGCTACCTTGTGGGCTACCTCGTCTCCGCTACCGTCGCGGGCCTGATCGCCTACCGTGCGCCATTCCGCCGCAACACCGCAGCTACGATCGGCGTCCTCATCGTCGCCGGCTACGTTGCCCTGTTCTTCCAGTACCTCTGCGGCGTATTCGGCCTCATGGCCCGCGCTGAGATGTCCTTCGGCGCAGCATGGGCCGCACAGGTGCCATTCCTGCTGCCTGACGCCGGCAAGGTCGCTCTCATGATCGCCATCGCAATC includes the following:
- a CDS encoding sensor histidine kinase → MIGALARYPLPDEWPNLLLALAFTLPLIFLFAIPELTVILSVPALVGQVFLGRLADAADLTSGNVVPLIGLCFIAVRRGSTPTRWWTVASVLALTVHTWFRWNSSATRPARTIVDWILDPIPVLLISAVPVIGSVSLGAVIRMHRERTAMLAVQAAQTERDHRLTTQLAVEQERSRIAADLHDILAHSLSVIAVQTDAAAHVLKQSQNCPPGAYEAISSAHVAAVQALQDTRNLVRAVSSETEDHAPQPTLEQLPDLVQSCDPTGKRFEIRSPDDLANSPLLPSAQVALYRIVQEALTNVMRHAGESARAYVAVTEVGEHVRVEIVNSGAARHTDGARGIGIANMTQRARSVGGDLVAGPRDEGGFAVVAQVPIAGQEVKA
- a CDS encoding response regulator transcription factor, with protein sequence MIRVLLVDDQQLVRTGFRLVLSTAPDIEVVGEAANGNEALELLESGLEVDVCCMDIRMPHMNGLEATRAITAAGYHTRVIALTTFDLDEYAYEALAAGASGFMLKDCGAADLISGIRTVATGNAMLAPSTTARVIDRFRPHMAAPSPSTLAAKLSEELSPRELEVLTAIARGQNNQEIAASLHMAETTVKSHVGRLLSKLNARDRVHLVIIAYDAGLTTPRQ
- the miaB gene encoding tRNA (N6-isopentenyl adenosine(37)-C2)-methylthiotransferase MiaB — protein: MTTANTSENTTSRTYEVRTFGCQMNVHDSERLSGLLEDAGYVAADEGTEPDLVVFNTCAVRENADQRLYGSLGQLKNTKANHPGMQIAVGGCLAQKDRDTVIEKAPWVDAVFGTHNISALPALLDRARVEDEAQVEIVESLEVFPSVLPAKRESAYAGWVSVSVGCNNTCTFCIVPSLRGKEQDRRPGDILAEVQALVDQGVSEVTLLGQNVNAYGVNFVDEDMERDRSAFSKLLRACGDIEGLERVRFTSPHPAEFTSDVIDAMVETPNVCPQLHMPLQSGSDKVLKDMRRSYRSKKFLGILDEVREKLPHASITTDIIVGFPGETEEDFQATLDVVEKARFTSAFTFQYSPRPGTPAAEMEQQIPKAVVQERFERLLALQDRISAEENEKLIGTEQELLVQAGGGRKNDRTHRMSGRARDGRLVHFAVEGDIDGEIRPGDYVTVTITESKPHFLIADSGVRHHRRTKAGDNSAAGQVPTTAPVGVGLGLPTIGRPAAAPANSACCGS
- the recX gene encoding recombination regulator RecX — protein: MADPEKIARLKAALEAYEPGSGFIDHAHEEAKAPVRKRALGLLDQRARSLEELRGRLIKAEFEPALVDEVLDDLAASGLINDASFASEWVRQRAARRGKSARALDMELRDKGVGSADRAAALEQITDDDEERIARGVAEKAARKVKHAPEDRAEYDKFLRRIVGALARRGFHQGMAMHLGREALDERIAECESA
- the recA gene encoding recombinase RecA, translated to MATKKKTAASAANSRQNALDAALAMIEKDFGKGAVMRLGDENRPPIQSISSGNTAIDVALGIGGWPRGRVVEIYGPESSGKTTVALHAIAEAQRAGGIAAFIDAEHALDPDYARKLGVDTDNLLVSQPDTGEQALEIADMLVRSGAIDMIVIDSVAALTPKAEIEGEMGDSHVGLQARLMSQALRKMTGALYNSGTTAIFINQLREKIGVMFGSPETTTGGKALKFYASVRCDVRRIQTLKDGQDSIGNRTRMKVVKNKVSPPFKIAEFDIMYGEGISRESSIIDMGVENGIVKKSGSWFTYEGDQLGQGKEKARLFLKDNPDLADEIEDKIFRALGVGQYANVDDDALSDDPVDMVPNIDFDDEDDAKADEK
- a CDS encoding DUF3046 domain-containing protein; the encoded protein is MRLTEFHQLVEDEFGAGRAKWIIDTQVIPGYERTAADMIESGVDPREAWRGLCEAFDIPEERRLGIDRPGF
- a CDS encoding biotin transporter BioY produces the protein MSKSSTAQDIALIAVFAAIIIALGFVSIPVGAAGVPIVLQNAAIILAGLVLGWRRGLFTAGIFLLVGLALPVLAGGRTVISALGGTTVGYLVGYLVSATVAGLIAYRAPFRRNTAATIGVLIVAGYVALFFQYLCGVFGLMARAEMSFGAAWAAQVPFLLPDAGKVALMIAIAIAVHQAFPDLRGSRR